From one Acidobacteriota bacterium genomic stretch:
- a CDS encoding glycosyltransferase — MKCSVIIPTRRRAGPLRETLDSLRLQTNRNFDVIVVVDGEDPETFSLAENCKTEFPLYWIFVPEHKGQASARNAGAEAAESEILAFLDDDTRPVRDWVYHHLKHHRANTRESLKGVLGKVADLYAGPPGSRTEQYLRESRNPTLAQFEGCLKNQSLDFAKVAAFGLNTSISRQLFFAAGGFDPKLSSLDEDTDFGARLYNCGTRFIFEPEALVHHHDTKNALAHHYAILRAAGKLDVYRRREKKQCNGRLQLLAQMHCGSPLRKMAHRAAWHVPWLFQLTASLARKTTDLTGSRSSFRLWYRSTAAEYWKGLRAAGETVDSLRDLYPARTPILMLHSVSAPAELRLKSLYISPRRFTRFMKWLKKVGYTSALPAGWEERAACRRRVILTFDDAYDDFISDAFPVLHRLGFTATVFVVVDRIGKTNDWDERRGYKSRRLLSLGEIRELHNHGVHFGSHTLTHAWLTSASDRDLEREVGDSKRKLEDLLGAEVSSFAYPWGIADMRVRSAVARAGYKTALTTQEGLNGSEDPLSLKRINLAEVDTFAEFAFKLATGRDLRQMTKAYMARKGLFRGPEPAPEDEGGSRRSGESKASRNSAGVVMPRVSGPGH, encoded by the coding sequence GTGAAATGCAGTGTGATCATTCCAACCAGACGCCGGGCCGGCCCATTGCGCGAAACGCTGGATTCCCTGCGCCTGCAGACGAATAGAAACTTTGATGTCATCGTGGTGGTTGACGGCGAAGACCCGGAAACCTTTTCTCTTGCCGAAAACTGCAAGACTGAATTTCCGCTGTACTGGATTTTCGTGCCCGAACACAAGGGGCAGGCTTCCGCGCGAAACGCCGGCGCGGAAGCAGCAGAGTCAGAGATCCTGGCCTTCCTCGATGACGACACCCGGCCGGTGCGTGATTGGGTCTACCATCATTTGAAGCATCACCGCGCAAACACCAGAGAGAGCTTGAAGGGCGTCCTCGGGAAAGTGGCCGACCTCTATGCGGGACCTCCAGGCTCGCGCACAGAGCAATATCTGCGGGAGTCGCGAAACCCCACACTTGCCCAATTTGAAGGCTGCCTGAAAAACCAATCGCTCGATTTCGCCAAAGTGGCAGCCTTTGGGCTCAACACCTCGATTTCCCGACAGTTGTTTTTCGCTGCCGGCGGGTTCGATCCAAAATTGAGCTCGCTCGATGAGGATACGGATTTCGGCGCCCGCTTATACAACTGCGGCACCCGTTTTATATTTGAGCCTGAGGCGCTCGTGCATCACCACGATACCAAGAACGCTTTGGCCCATCACTACGCCATTTTGCGCGCTGCCGGAAAGCTTGACGTTTACCGCAGGCGCGAAAAGAAACAGTGCAATGGGCGGCTCCAACTGCTGGCCCAGATGCACTGCGGAAGCCCGCTGCGGAAGATGGCCCACCGCGCGGCGTGGCACGTCCCGTGGCTTTTTCAACTCACGGCCTCGCTTGCCAGGAAAACCACCGACCTCACCGGTTCGAGGAGCAGCTTCCGCCTCTGGTATCGCTCGACCGCCGCGGAGTATTGGAAAGGCCTCCGCGCAGCCGGAGAAACCGTCGATTCATTGCGGGATTTATATCCGGCGCGAACGCCGATCCTGATGCTGCACAGCGTCTCAGCGCCGGCGGAACTGCGCCTTAAGTCGCTCTATATATCCCCGCGGCGCTTTACACGATTCATGAAGTGGCTGAAAAAGGTGGGTTACACATCCGCATTGCCCGCTGGATGGGAAGAACGCGCGGCCTGCAGGCGCCGGGTGATTCTGACTTTCGATGACGCTTATGATGACTTCATAAGCGACGCCTTCCCCGTCCTTCACCGCCTGGGCTTTACCGCAACTGTTTTTGTTGTGGTTGACCGCATTGGAAAAACCAATGACTGGGATGAGCGGAGAGGTTACAAATCGCGGCGGCTGCTCTCGCTCGGCGAGATTCGAGAATTGCACAACCATGGAGTCCATTTTGGATCGCACACGCTGACGCACGCCTGGCTTACCAGCGCGTCCGACCGTGATCTTGAGCGCGAGGTGGGAGATTCCAAACGCAAGCTGGAAGACCTGCTCGGCGCCGAGGTTTCATCCTTCGCCTACCCGTGGGGGATTGCCGACATGCGCGTCCGCAGCGCCGTGGCGCGCGCCGGTTATAAAACAGCATTGACCACGCAGGAAGGTTTGAACGGGTCGGAAGATCCTCTTTCGCTGAAGCGAATCAACCTGGCTGAAGTTGACACTTTTGCGGAGTTTGCTTTCAAACTGGCGACTGGCAGAGACTTGCGCCAGATGACCAAGGCATACATGGCAAGGAAAGGACTCTTCCGCGGGCCGGAGCCGGCCCCGGAGGATGAAGGCGGCAGCCGGCGGAGTGGGGAATCAAAAGCGTCCCGTAACTCCGCCGGAGTTGTGATGCCGCGCGTTTCAGGTCCCGGCCATTGA
- a CDS encoding glycosyltransferase family 2 protein, with protein MPRDEEAMSAPEAQDRKAEPPTAGVKFTVVVTTYNYAHLLPDALRSLAAQTVPDFELLIVDDGSTDKTGQVVEEFRPRFRDFRYLKKLNGGPADARNFGVQNARGTHIAFLDADDLWSPRYLSEVRKTFNAHPRTEIVFCNGFRINGSGRVLRPVFPPGLAAIDGPINSAEELFLLCKHFVPTGMVFLKPLYDRVGPFDVRFRHGDDVDWVIRAAMAGAYCVRIDQKLFLYRIHGGNLTNDAIAFLDTWLKIYEEQLKQSRLGPECERRGRIFARNYALRLLGNCSPAEGRALLARTIETVRGDFILRSAYFSTYLGSSYTIRPLRWTKRLLLKRPAAVPKVDLGAPPEIIFQGL; from the coding sequence ATGCCGCGTGATGAGGAGGCGATGAGCGCGCCCGAAGCGCAGGACCGAAAAGCGGAACCGCCAACGGCCGGCGTGAAGTTCACGGTGGTTGTTACAACGTACAATTACGCCCACCTGCTGCCCGATGCGCTGCGGTCACTTGCCGCGCAGACAGTCCCTGACTTTGAACTTCTGATTGTTGACGATGGCTCAACAGACAAGACCGGACAGGTGGTGGAGGAATTTCGTCCCCGGTTTCGAGATTTCCGCTATCTGAAGAAGCTTAATGGCGGGCCTGCAGACGCAAGAAACTTTGGCGTGCAGAATGCCCGGGGCACGCATATCGCCTTTCTTGACGCGGACGACCTGTGGTCGCCCCGTTATCTGAGCGAGGTTCGCAAGACTTTCAACGCGCATCCGCGGACGGAGATCGTATTCTGTAACGGCTTCCGCATCAACGGCAGCGGGCGGGTCCTTCGTCCGGTTTTCCCGCCCGGGCTGGCTGCGATTGACGGGCCCATCAACTCCGCAGAGGAATTGTTCTTGTTGTGCAAGCATTTTGTACCGACAGGCATGGTGTTTCTGAAGCCGCTCTATGACCGGGTTGGACCTTTCGACGTTCGCTTTCGGCACGGCGATGATGTCGATTGGGTAATCCGGGCCGCGATGGCGGGCGCTTATTGCGTGCGGATCGATCAGAAGCTGTTTCTCTACCGCATCCACGGCGGCAATCTAACCAATGACGCCATCGCCTTTCTGGACACCTGGCTCAAAATCTACGAAGAGCAACTGAAGCAGAGCCGCCTGGGCCCCGAGTGCGAACGACGGGGCAGAATCTTTGCCCGCAACTACGCTCTGCGCCTGCTCGGGAACTGCTCGCCTGCGGAAGGCAGGGCGCTGCTCGCGCGAACCATCGAAACCGTGCGCGGCGATTTCATCCTCCGCAGCGCATATTTTTCCACCTATCTGGGGTCGAGCTACACAATCAGACCGTTAAGATGGACAAAGCGCCTGCTCCTGAAACGGCCTGCTGCCGTGCCGAAGGTTGATCTTGGCGCGCCGCCTGAAATAATCTTTCAGGGCCTATGA
- a CDS encoding glycosyltransferase family 2 protein produces the protein MRLSVVVCTYNSAHLLPDALRTLAAQTRPDFELVIVDDGSTDNTEEVAEQLRPQFQDFRYLKKPHRGPADSRNAGVRAARGTHVAFLDADDLWSPHYVSAVCKTLNVRPQSDLVLCEGIIVRSEKGVITEAVSHRGLPELCGPVRSPADIFGIVQAFSPSGMVFSKDLYNRTGPFDVETFGWFSEDIDWMFRALRAGAFCVCLKQRLYLYRRHGGNLTNKASGSFRSWLDLYSRTLKESRNDPQFESLARGVIRSSSVRFLTTCSTSEGRSLLKRAIETLGGEPLIRLYYFGTYLGLASLLKLLKQFRQLLRRIFRSRLAIDLSSSSASVFGSVKD, from the coding sequence ATGAGACTTTCAGTCGTGGTCTGTACTTATAATTCCGCGCACCTTCTCCCGGACGCTCTGCGGACGCTTGCCGCGCAGACCAGGCCAGACTTTGAGCTCGTAATTGTTGACGACGGATCGACAGACAACACCGAGGAGGTAGCGGAGCAGCTTCGACCGCAGTTTCAGGATTTCCGCTATCTGAAGAAACCTCACAGAGGCCCTGCCGACAGCAGGAACGCGGGCGTGCGCGCCGCCCGCGGCACGCACGTCGCCTTCCTTGACGCGGATGATCTTTGGTCGCCCCATTACGTGAGTGCGGTCTGCAAAACCCTGAACGTCCGCCCGCAGTCAGACCTGGTGCTGTGCGAGGGGATTATTGTCCGAAGCGAGAAGGGAGTGATTACCGAAGCCGTCTCGCACCGGGGCCTTCCTGAGCTGTGCGGGCCTGTCCGTTCGCCGGCCGATATCTTTGGCATCGTTCAGGCATTTTCACCTTCCGGCATGGTGTTCTCAAAGGACCTCTACAACCGTACCGGCCCTTTTGACGTTGAAACGTTCGGATGGTTTTCCGAGGACATCGACTGGATGTTCCGCGCGCTCAGAGCTGGAGCGTTTTGCGTTTGCCTGAAACAGAGGCTCTATCTTTACCGGCGCCACGGCGGCAATCTGACCAATAAGGCCAGTGGCTCTTTCCGTTCATGGCTCGATCTTTATTCCAGAACGCTGAAAGAAAGCCGCAACGACCCGCAATTTGAATCGCTGGCACGGGGCGTTATCCGGTCGAGCTCGGTGCGCTTCCTCACCACGTGCTCAACTTCAGAGGGAAGGTCTCTGCTGAAGCGGGCCATCGAGACCCTGGGCGGCGAACCGCTGATCAGGCTTTATTACTTCGGAACATATCTGGGTCTGGCCAGCTTGCTGAAACTTCTTAAACAATTCAGGCAGCTCTTGCGGCGCATTTTTCGATCGAGACTGGCGATTGATCTGAGTTCATCATCCGCGTCGGTATTCGGCTCAGTGAAAGATTAG
- a CDS encoding sodium:solute symporter, whose product MAFSWIDLVVVIVYLAVVTLLGARFGKRQKTLHDYFLGGRQLPWWAIALSVVSAETSILTIISTPGIAYTGDMGFLQLVFGYLVARVVVSFILIPKYFAGELFTAYQLIERRFGRGLKVFTAGLFLGSRALAEGVRVFAISIVIEVIFKTGVLTAVLIITALTLFYTFEGGLTAVIWTDVTQLTIYITGTVIALLLAVRAIPGGWAEVAHLAAVSGGKFTIFHFQFNWHDPYLFWSGLIGGTFLTSASHGTDQLIVQRLLAAKNKRQSQGALLSSGLVILFQFALFLVMGVVLFAFYHFHPPAHPFTRPDKIYPTFVVTQLPTGLAGLLTAAIIAAAMANLSAAFNSLASSSVVDFYRPFFRPDADQKHYVRASRVLTLFWGGVLILIAIISQYLHEGVLVLALTIASVPYGAMLGIFLLGVLTRRATSRGALVGAALGLTVLILILIGKAFGVINIAWTWYVVIGTLTTFFGGWIASVALPGHNIRQ is encoded by the coding sequence TTGGCATTCAGTTGGATCGATCTGGTTGTTGTCATCGTTTATCTGGCAGTGGTCACGCTGCTGGGTGCGCGTTTCGGCAAGCGCCAAAAGACCCTGCACGACTACTTCCTGGGCGGCCGCCAGCTTCCCTGGTGGGCCATAGCCCTTTCCGTCGTTTCCGCTGAGACCAGTATTCTCACCATCATCAGCACTCCGGGAATCGCCTATACCGGCGACATGGGCTTTCTCCAGCTTGTCTTTGGATATCTGGTGGCGCGCGTCGTTGTCAGCTTTATCCTCATCCCAAAATACTTTGCCGGCGAACTCTTCACCGCCTACCAGTTAATCGAGCGCCGTTTTGGGCGCGGGCTTAAGGTCTTCACGGCCGGCCTGTTCCTGGGCAGCCGCGCGCTGGCGGAAGGGGTGAGGGTTTTTGCGATCTCAATCGTAATCGAAGTGATTTTCAAGACCGGTGTCCTGACCGCCGTCCTGATCATCACCGCACTCACGCTGTTCTATACGTTTGAAGGCGGGCTTACGGCAGTTATCTGGACTGACGTCACGCAGCTTACCATTTACATCACGGGGACTGTCATCGCCTTGTTGCTGGCCGTCAGGGCTATTCCGGGCGGCTGGGCGGAAGTGGCGCACCTCGCCGCCGTTTCGGGAGGCAAGTTCACCATCTTCCATTTCCAATTCAACTGGCATGACCCATACCTGTTCTGGTCCGGCCTGATCGGCGGCACGTTTCTCACCAGCGCCAGCCACGGGACCGATCAATTGATTGTGCAGCGGCTGCTGGCAGCAAAAAACAAACGGCAGAGCCAGGGAGCGCTGCTGTCCAGCGGGCTGGTGATTCTGTTCCAGTTTGCGCTGTTCCTGGTGATGGGCGTGGTCCTTTTTGCTTTCTATCATTTTCATCCGCCGGCCCATCCTTTCACGCGTCCGGATAAAATCTATCCCACATTCGTGGTCACACAGTTGCCCACAGGGTTGGCGGGATTGCTGACGGCAGCCATCATCGCGGCGGCCATGGCAAACCTGAGCGCCGCGTTCAATTCTCTGGCTTCCAGCTCGGTGGTGGATTTTTACCGCCCTTTTTTCCGCCCGGACGCGGACCAGAAGCATTACGTGCGGGCCTCACGAGTCCTGACGCTTTTCTGGGGGGGAGTCCTGATTCTGATCGCGATCATCTCCCAGTATCTGCATGAGGGCGTACTGGTGCTGGCGTTGACGATCGCTTCGGTTCCTTACGGGGCCATGCTGGGAATCTTTTTACTGGGTGTTCTGACCAGGCGGGCGACCTCGCGAGGCGCGCTGGTGGGGGCAGCATTGGGTTTAACCGTTCTCATCCTGATTTTGATTGGAAAAGCGTTCGGGGTCATCAACATCGCATGGACCTGGTACGTGGTGATTGGGACTCTGACCACCTTTTTCGGAGGATGGATCGCCAGCGTGGCGCTTCCCGGCCACAACATAAGGCAATAA
- a CDS encoding phospholipase D family protein, with protein sequence MSFRFRRSFLFAIIFAAVIAYGYFSGSGRQVPASTPSETPITVSGGSSIEGPYFSDRDRIADRVIAAINLTRHKMDIAVYSITQPDIAAAIQAASRRGVQIRIVTDAWQASDRHSEIAFFKSAGIPVRLSLGFRGKRSLMHNKFAVFDGEVAETGSFNWTTSATSFNFENAVFIRDAKVAARYEEEFQHLWAQAQ encoded by the coding sequence ATGAGTTTTCGGTTTCGGCGTTCGTTCCTGTTTGCCATCATCTTTGCAGCGGTCATTGCCTACGGTTATTTTTCAGGCTCCGGGCGGCAGGTTCCTGCCAGCACTCCTTCAGAGACTCCAATCACCGTCTCAGGCGGGTCCTCCATCGAGGGTCCGTATTTCTCTGACCGCGACCGTATTGCCGACCGTGTCATTGCGGCCATCAATCTTACGCGGCACAAGATGGACATAGCCGTCTATAGCATCACGCAACCCGATATCGCGGCCGCCATCCAGGCAGCGAGCCGGCGTGGAGTGCAGATAAGAATTGTTACGGACGCGTGGCAGGCTTCTGACCGGCATTCGGAGATCGCTTTTTTCAAGTCGGCAGGAATTCCCGTCCGGCTAAGTCTTGGCTTCCGGGGAAAACGCTCGCTGATGCACAACAAGTTCGCTGTTTTCGACGGAGAAGTGGCTGAAACGGGGAGCTTCAACTGGACCACCAGCGCCACCAGCTTTAACTTTGAAAACGCTGTCTTCATTCGCGATGCCAAAGTTGCAGCGCGCTACGAGGAAGAGTTTCAACATCTCTGGGCACAGGCCCAGTGA
- a CDS encoding DUF1343 domain-containing protein, with amino-acid sequence MQMLRVFKTFFLFILVAVAAPTVTAGQARRRVSAAGSGPIAARLRQLPGVVEKAMQEGKTPGAVILVGHDGRMVYQRAIGYRRLVPRKLPMSLDTIFDMASCTKVVATTTAIMQLFQEGKIRLDDRVSEYWPEFAANGKQDITVRELMTHYSGMPPDLDLSYDWSGYDTAMKMIIDTAPIVPPGTRFIYSDINFETLGELVHRISGEPLNVYCEQHIFKLLGMTSTMFAPPATLRFRIAPTQHVDGSTGPILWGEVHDPTAQRMDGVAGHAGLFSDARDLSIFCQMLLNGGTFHGVQILDRLAVEKMTTPQSPVDKMAVRGLGWDIASPFTSNRGQLFPVGSFGHTGFTGPSLWIDPVTRTYVVFLANRVHPNGAGDVVALRSMIDTAIAAALGPVSDQQVLDSHKSLTGYYELMRSYRVSGLRNGNVKTGIDVLESENFAPLKGLRVGLITNETGVDSEGRRTIDLLNHAPGVELKAIFSPEHGLWGKEDSSVASTKEPVTGLQVYSLYGETERPTARMLQGLDALVFDIQDAGVRFYTYITTMAYAMEEAVRNHMAFYVLDRPNPIGGSIVGGPILDSDLRSFVAYYALPVRYGMTMGELAEMFNGEEHLGANLHVIKLQGWERTDWFDETGLKWRNPSPNLRSLTETILYPGVGMVEGANISVGRGTDTPFELLGAPWIDGKWLAVYLNSRDIQGVRFLPVDFTPQSSRFAGQVCHGVQIHLVDRQALNAPELGIELASALHQLYPKNFELDKTLPLIGSRWVLDDIRNNFDPTRIEYLWQEPLMNFRKMRAKYLAY; translated from the coding sequence ATGCAGATGCTTCGCGTTTTTAAAACCTTTTTCCTTTTCATTCTTGTGGCGGTTGCTGCTCCAACGGTCACGGCGGGGCAGGCGCGAAGGCGTGTCTCGGCAGCAGGGTCGGGGCCCATTGCAGCCCGGCTCCGGCAGTTGCCCGGGGTAGTCGAAAAGGCCATGCAGGAGGGCAAAACCCCCGGGGCCGTTATTCTGGTGGGTCATGACGGCAGGATGGTTTATCAGCGCGCCATTGGCTATCGCCGACTGGTCCCGCGGAAATTGCCGATGTCTCTGGACACCATATTTGACATGGCATCCTGCACCAAGGTTGTGGCCACCACTACCGCCATCATGCAGCTTTTCCAGGAAGGCAAGATACGCTTGGACGATCGAGTTTCTGAATACTGGCCCGAGTTTGCTGCCAACGGCAAGCAGGACATCACGGTCCGCGAACTGATGACCCACTATTCCGGCATGCCGCCCGATCTGGACCTCAGCTACGACTGGTCCGGTTACGACACGGCGATGAAGATGATCATCGACACGGCTCCCATCGTGCCGCCCGGGACGCGATTCATTTACAGCGATATCAATTTTGAGACCCTGGGCGAACTGGTCCATCGCATTTCCGGCGAGCCGCTCAACGTCTATTGCGAACAGCACATTTTCAAGCTCCTGGGGATGACCAGCACCATGTTTGCTCCCCCCGCAACTCTGCGCTTTCGCATCGCTCCCACTCAGCACGTTGACGGAAGTACCGGCCCCATCCTGTGGGGCGAGGTCCACGATCCCACGGCCCAGCGGATGGACGGCGTGGCGGGCCATGCCGGGCTATTCTCTGATGCCCGCGACCTTTCAATTTTCTGCCAGATGTTGCTGAACGGCGGAACATTTCACGGCGTGCAAATCCTGGACCGGCTGGCCGTGGAAAAGATGACAACGCCACAATCGCCGGTTGACAAGATGGCGGTGCGCGGGCTTGGCTGGGATATTGCTTCGCCTTTTACTTCTAATCGCGGCCAGCTTTTCCCGGTGGGATCATTTGGCCACACCGGTTTTACAGGGCCCTCGCTGTGGATTGATCCCGTAACGCGCACCTACGTGGTTTTCCTCGCCAACCGCGTCCACCCGAACGGGGCGGGCGATGTGGTTGCTCTCCGCTCGATGATTGACACCGCCATCGCGGCTGCGCTCGGTCCGGTGTCCGACCAGCAGGTCCTGGACTCGCACAAGTCGCTCACGGGTTACTACGAGCTGATGAGGAGTTACAGGGTGAGCGGGCTGCGGAACGGGAACGTAAAGACGGGGATTGACGTTCTGGAAAGTGAAAACTTTGCGCCTTTGAAGGGCCTGCGCGTTGGCCTTATCACCAACGAGACGGGCGTGGATTCCGAAGGACGTCGGACCATTGATCTGCTCAACCACGCGCCCGGCGTCGAACTCAAGGCCATCTTCAGCCCGGAGCACGGCCTCTGGGGCAAAGAGGACAGTTCCGTGGCCTCCACCAAAGAGCCGGTCACCGGGCTTCAGGTCTACAGCCTTTATGGCGAGACAGAGCGGCCCACTGCCCGGATGCTCCAGGGACTGGACGCCCTGGTGTTTGACATTCAGGATGCCGGAGTGCGCTTTTACACTTACATCACCACCATGGCTTATGCCATGGAAGAGGCCGTGCGGAACCACATGGCTTTTTATGTTCTGGACCGCCCCAACCCGATTGGAGGGTCTATTGTGGGAGGGCCCATCCTTGATTCGGACCTGCGATCGTTCGTCGCCTACTACGCGCTGCCCGTTCGCTACGGCATGACCATGGGCGAACTGGCGGAAATGTTCAATGGCGAAGAGCACCTGGGCGCCAACCTGCACGTCATCAAGCTGCAGGGTTGGGAGCGGACCGACTGGTTCGACGAAACAGGATTGAAATGGAGGAACCCTTCGCCCAACCTGCGTTCGCTGACCGAAACGATCCTTTATCCAGGAGTCGGGATGGTCGAGGGAGCCAACATCAGCGTCGGCCGAGGGACTGATACGCCCTTTGAGCTGCTGGGCGCGCCCTGGATCGATGGAAAGTGGCTGGCGGTTTACCTGAACTCCCGCGACATTCAAGGTGTGCGTTTTCTTCCTGTGGACTTCACGCCGCAAAGCAGCAGGTTTGCCGGCCAGGTGTGCCACGGCGTTCAGATCCATCTGGTGGACCGCCAGGCGCTCAATGCCCCGGAACTTGGCATCGAACTCGCTTCAGCCCTCCACCAGCTTTATCCCAAAAACTTTGAATTGGATAAAACGCTTCCGCTGATCGGGTCGCGCTGGGTGCTGGATGATATCCGGAACAACTTCGACCCAACCCGGATTGAATACCTGTGGCAAGAGCCCTTGATGAATTTCCGAAAAATGCGCGCAAAATACCTGGCCTATTAA
- the murQ gene encoding N-acetylmuramic acid 6-phosphate etherase translates to MKRQTIERVTERKNPAADSLDTRKTHDILALMNREDQKVAVAVRKTLPQITRAVDLAANAMAKGGRLVYLGAGTSGRLGVLDASECPPTFGTDKVVAVLAGGPKAMFKAGEGIEDNRASARRDLERIGLGRTDILVGIAASGRTPYTLEGLRYAKQRGALTIGVTANPDSPMRGLVDVEIAVNVGPEIIAGSTRLKAGTAQKLVLNMLSTATMVKLGRVFSGLMVHMEMKNAKLRERGRSILARATGVGPATAARAMKAAGSNLPAALLMIWKNVSRSEALDILKQQPNTALALRKARAEYLKEHARAGSRKRSRGKA, encoded by the coding sequence ATGAAACGTCAGACAATAGAACGCGTCACGGAAAGGAAGAACCCCGCAGCAGATTCTCTCGACACCCGGAAGACACACGACATTCTTGCCTTAATGAATCGTGAAGACCAGAAGGTTGCCGTGGCGGTCCGCAAGACATTGCCGCAAATCACCCGCGCAGTTGACCTGGCCGCCAACGCCATGGCAAAGGGAGGGCGGTTGGTTTACCTGGGCGCGGGAACCAGCGGGCGGCTAGGCGTCCTGGATGCTTCCGAGTGCCCGCCGACGTTCGGTACGGACAAGGTCGTGGCGGTTCTGGCTGGCGGCCCAAAGGCAATGTTTAAGGCCGGCGAGGGCATTGAAGACAATCGCGCTAGCGCGCGCAGGGACCTTGAACGCATCGGCCTGGGCAGGACGGACATTCTGGTAGGGATTGCGGCGAGCGGGCGCACCCCGTACACGCTCGAAGGATTGCGGTATGCAAAGCAGAGAGGCGCTTTAACCATTGGCGTAACGGCCAATCCTGATTCGCCCATGCGCGGGCTTGTGGACGTTGAAATTGCCGTCAACGTCGGTCCCGAGATCATTGCAGGCTCAACCCGGCTGAAAGCAGGGACGGCCCAGAAACTCGTCCTGAACATGCTCTCCACGGCCACAATGGTGAAGCTGGGACGCGTCTTTTCCGGATTAATGGTCCACATGGAGATGAAGAATGCCAAGCTCCGGGAGCGCGGGCGGTCCATCCTGGCCAGGGCCACGGGAGTCGGTCCTGCAACGGCTGCCCGGGCGATGAAGGCTGCCGGCTCAAACCTTCCCGCAGCCCTGCTGATGATCTGGAAGAATGTCTCAAGGAGCGAAGCCCTCGATATTCTCAAGCAACAACCCAATACGGCCCTTGCGCTTCGTAAGGCGCGCGCAGAATATCTTAAAGAACACGCACGCGCCGGCAGTCGAAAGCGCTCCAGGGGGAAAGCATGA
- the nagA gene encoding N-acetylglucosamine-6-phosphate deacetylase produces the protein MKAVKAIIAGTIYTPAEEIRNGVILVEGHRIAKVGPREQVKIPQGAAVIDYQDRTVVPGFIDIHIHGAVGYDLMEATPEAVAAVGKYLARHGTTSYAATTVAASLDRTLNAAKGLSEIIRASNSSHVVSDKVVGAQPVCIHLEGPFLNIKRRGAHPASQIQKPSTELLSKFLDAAGGAVRLLTLAPELEGALAVLEFARSKGLKVGIGHSNATYEEAKSAIDAGATHAVHCFNAMRPFMHRDSGIIGAVLTDDRVSAELICDGIHVEPTAIRLLVRSKGVERLILVSDSLSGAGMPDGNYRLGNFTVHVAGGVCRTVDGNLAGSTIMLDAALRNLAAFTGLSYTQCLPSVTSNPARILGLENQKGVIAPRADADLAVLDQQFYVTQTYVRGRPVL, from the coding sequence ATGAAAGCCGTTAAAGCCATTATTGCCGGAACTATTTATACTCCGGCGGAAGAAATCCGCAACGGCGTAATTCTTGTCGAAGGGCACCGGATTGCCAAGGTTGGCCCGCGTGAGCAGGTAAAGATTCCGCAGGGTGCGGCGGTTATCGATTACCAGGACCGCACCGTCGTTCCTGGATTTATCGACATTCACATCCATGGCGCCGTCGGTTACGACCTGATGGAAGCCACTCCCGAAGCCGTTGCAGCCGTGGGAAAGTACCTGGCGCGGCACGGAACAACCTCCTACGCAGCCACTACAGTCGCCGCCAGTCTCGACAGGACATTGAACGCTGCCAAGGGCCTTAGTGAAATCATTCGGGCCTCCAACAGTTCCCACGTGGTTTCTGACAAGGTGGTCGGGGCCCAGCCGGTGTGCATCCATCTCGAGGGGCCTTTCCTGAACATTAAGCGCCGCGGCGCGCACCCGGCATCGCAAATCCAGAAGCCTTCCACCGAATTGCTGTCGAAATTTCTCGACGCCGCAGGCGGCGCCGTGCGCCTTCTCACTCTGGCGCCGGAACTCGAAGGCGCGCTCGCGGTCCTCGAGTTTGCGCGAAGCAAGGGCCTGAAAGTCGGCATCGGACACTCCAACGCCACTTATGAGGAGGCGAAGAGCGCCATCGATGCCGGGGCCACTCATGCGGTCCATTGTTTTAACGCCATGCGTCCTTTCATGCATCGTGACTCCGGAATCATCGGCGCGGTCCTCACCGATGACCGCGTCAGCGCCGAGCTGATCTGCGACGGCATCCACGTGGAACCCACCGCCATCCGCCTGCTGGTGCGATCAAAAGGAGTTGAACGGCTGATCCTGGTGAGCGACAGCCTGAGTGGAGCCGGCATGCCCGACGGCAACTACCGCCTGGGGAACTTTACGGTGCACGTGGCCGGCGGAGTGTGCCGGACGGTCGATGGCAACCTGGCAGGCAGCACCATTATGCTTGATGCCGCCTTGCGTAATCTCGCAGCCTTTACGGGGCTCAGCTACACGCAATGCCTGCCCTCCGTAACCAGCAATCCGGCCAGGATTCTTGGACTCGAAAATCAGAAAGGTGTCATTGCTCCCAGGGCCGATGCCGATCTGGCAGTCCTCGACCAGCAGTTTTATGTGACTCAAACGTACGTTCGAGGCCGACCGGTTCTCTAG